In Alkalihalobacterium alkalinitrilicum, a genomic segment contains:
- the gndA gene encoding NADP-dependent phosphogluconate dehydrogenase, translating into MSKQQIGVLGVGVMGKSLALNFESKGYTVSIYDVSSETVKNITREHSDKQIAGTHSIEEFVQSLEVPRKILLMVQAGEVTDKAIESLIPYLNEKDILIDGGNTYYVDTIRRNQYLAEKGVHFIGAGVSGGEEGALKGPAIMPGGQKEAYDLVQSMLEDISAKANGEPCCTYIGPDGAGHYVKMVHNGIEYGDMQLICEAYFLMKQGLNLNNDELHEIFSEWNKGELDSYLIEITADIFTKKDSETGEAIVDLILDTAGQKGTGKWTSQSSLDLGVPLPIITESVFARFLSAMKQERVKASSILSGPNQPQFKGNKVEIIESIRQALYFSKIISYAQGFAQLKAASEEYDWNLQFGKIAMIFREGCIIRAGFLQNIMEAYDQNPNLENLLLDPYFKGISDQYQGALRDVISLAVQSGIPVPTLSGALSYFDSYRSERLPANLLQAQRDYFGAHTYQRIDKEGTFHTQWLEK; encoded by the coding sequence ATGTCAAAACAACAAATTGGAGTTTTAGGTGTTGGCGTCATGGGAAAAAGTTTAGCTCTAAATTTCGAAAGTAAAGGCTATACAGTCTCCATCTATGACGTTTCATCTGAAACAGTAAAAAATATTACTCGAGAACACTCCGATAAACAAATTGCCGGCACCCATAGTATTGAAGAATTTGTACAATCTCTTGAAGTACCTCGTAAGATCTTATTAATGGTCCAAGCTGGTGAAGTAACTGACAAAGCCATTGAATCATTAATCCCTTATTTGAACGAAAAAGACATCTTAATTGATGGTGGAAATACATATTATGTAGATACGATAAGACGCAATCAATACCTGGCTGAAAAAGGCGTTCATTTTATTGGAGCGGGTGTATCAGGAGGAGAAGAAGGTGCATTAAAAGGTCCTGCAATTATGCCTGGCGGTCAAAAAGAAGCATATGATTTAGTTCAATCCATGTTAGAGGATATATCTGCTAAAGCTAATGGAGAGCCTTGTTGTACATATATTGGTCCAGACGGTGCAGGACATTACGTAAAAATGGTTCATAATGGTATAGAATACGGTGATATGCAATTAATCTGTGAAGCTTATTTTCTAATGAAGCAAGGTTTAAATTTAAATAATGACGAACTACATGAAATTTTTTCTGAGTGGAACAAAGGTGAATTAGATAGCTATTTAATTGAAATTACCGCTGACATTTTTACGAAGAAAGACTCTGAAACAGGTGAAGCAATCGTAGATTTAATTTTAGATACAGCGGGACAGAAAGGAACTGGGAAGTGGACAAGCCAAAGTTCTTTAGATCTCGGTGTACCGTTACCTATTATCACAGAGTCGGTTTTTGCTCGTTTTCTTTCTGCTATGAAGCAAGAGCGTGTGAAAGCAAGTTCCATCCTTTCAGGGCCAAACCAACCTCAATTTAAGGGAAATAAAGTAGAAATTATTGAATCAATCCGGCAAGCATTGTATTTTAGTAAAATTATTTCTTACGCACAAGGCTTTGCACAGTTAAAAGCAGCTTCCGAAGAATATGATTGGAATCTTCAATTCGGAAAAATTGCCATGATTTTTAGAGAGGGCTGTATTATTCGAGCTGGCTTCTTACAAAATATTATGGAAGCCTATGATCAAAATCCAAACTTAGAAAACCTCTTATTAGATCCATACTTCAAAGGTATTTCGGATCAATATCAAGGTGCGTTACGTGATGTGATATCGCTTGCAGTACAAAGCGGGATTCCTGTACCTACTTTGTCAGGTGCACTTTCTTATTTTGATAGCTACCGCAGCGAACGCTTACCAGCAAACCTTTTACAAGCACAACGAGATTATTTTGGAGCTCATACGTACCAACGAATTGATAAAGAAGGAACATTCCATACTCAATGGCTCGAAAAATAA
- the zwf gene encoding glucose-6-phosphate dehydrogenase, whose translation MNMKPKTTLIIFGATGDLAKRKLYPSIFNLFKANKLSAEFAVVGLGRRPWTNESLRETVSQSLIQTENEELVAQFCEHFYYLPFDVQEKKSYHELNSLLGELDTKFQIPGNRIFYMAMAPEFFGMIASNLKSEGLTETNGWTRLIIEKPFGHDLPSAQQLNREIREAFSEDEIYRIDHYLGKEMVQNIEVIRFGNAIFEHLWSNRYIENIQITSSETLGVEDRGGYYEKSGALRDMVQNHMLQMVSLLAMDPPLRLTPEEIRSEKIKVLRALRPVPHEKVSDYFVRAQYGPGKVNGKEVPGYRSEKNVDPQSYTETFVAGKLIIDSHRWAGVPFYIRTGKRMRAKSTEVVVQFKDLPMNLYLNQEKKVHPNLLIIHIQPDEGISLILNGKKVGASGGSEPVQLDYCNDCVDSGNTPEAYERLIYDCMLGDATNFAHWDEVDLSWTFIDTISKTWESREIEIHTYETGSMGPKAADELLSQDNNHWWSINEINK comes from the coding sequence ATGAATATGAAACCGAAAACGACTTTAATAATATTTGGTGCTACTGGTGACTTGGCAAAACGAAAACTTTATCCTTCAATTTTTAATTTGTTCAAGGCGAATAAGTTGTCTGCAGAATTTGCAGTTGTTGGGTTAGGAAGACGTCCCTGGACAAATGAATCACTGCGCGAAACCGTTAGTCAATCTTTAATACAAACAGAAAATGAAGAATTAGTCGCTCAGTTTTGTGAGCATTTTTATTACTTACCTTTTGATGTGCAAGAGAAAAAGTCATATCACGAACTAAATTCATTATTAGGTGAGTTAGATACTAAGTTTCAAATACCTGGAAATCGTATTTTTTATATGGCGATGGCTCCTGAATTTTTTGGTATGATCGCTTCCAATTTAAAATCGGAAGGATTAACTGAAACTAATGGGTGGACAAGGCTTATTATTGAAAAGCCATTCGGACATGATTTACCCTCGGCTCAGCAGTTAAATAGGGAAATTCGTGAAGCTTTTTCGGAAGATGAAATTTATCGTATCGATCATTATTTAGGCAAGGAAATGGTTCAAAACATCGAAGTAATCCGCTTTGGTAACGCCATTTTTGAACATTTATGGAGTAATCGTTACATCGAAAACATTCAAATCACTTCTAGTGAAACATTAGGGGTAGAGGACCGTGGTGGTTATTATGAAAAGTCGGGCGCTCTCCGTGATATGGTTCAAAATCATATGTTACAAATGGTTTCTTTATTAGCAATGGATCCGCCGTTGCGGTTAACTCCTGAAGAAATCCGCAGTGAAAAAATTAAAGTTTTACGTGCACTAAGACCTGTTCCTCATGAGAAAGTGAGCGATTATTTTGTTCGAGCTCAATATGGACCAGGAAAGGTCAATGGGAAAGAGGTTCCAGGGTACCGTAGCGAAAAGAATGTGGATCCTCAATCTTATACAGAAACGTTTGTTGCGGGAAAACTTATAATTGACAGTCATAGATGGGCTGGCGTTCCTTTTTATATTAGGACTGGTAAAAGAATGCGTGCAAAATCAACAGAAGTGGTCGTCCAATTTAAAGATTTGCCGATGAATCTATACTTAAATCAAGAAAAGAAAGTGCATCCTAATTTATTAATTATTCATATTCAACCAGATGAAGGAATCTCATTAATCTTAAATGGCAAAAAAGTTGGAGCATCAGGTGGAAGTGAGCCAGTTCAGCTTGATTATTGTAATGATTGTGTTGATTCTGGCAATACGCCAGAAGCGTATGAACGTCTAATTTATGACTGCATGCTAGGGGATGCCACGAACTTTGCTCACTGGGATGAAGTTGATCTATCGTGGACATTTATTGATACAATTTCAAAAACTTGGGAAAGTCGAGAAATTGAAATTCACACATATGAAACAGGTTCAATGGGACCTAAAGCAGCTGACGAATTATTATCTCAAGATAACAATCATTGGTGGTCCATTAACGAGATCAATAAATAG
- a CDS encoding YwiC-like family protein — MNWFIPREHGAWAMLIVPYLLGILFSTTNWTHLFFFIGILSFYFATGPILAYIRQPRLGKSVLPAIGLYTIIGSLFFIPIIIQLPFLMVLFLFISPFFAVNLWFAKQKKERLFINDVIAIFGFSFLVLIAFYIGNREIPIQAYMLMLVNLCFFIGSVFHIKTFIRERGNQHFHKLSNIYHSSLIIIPLLFGLPFIALALAVSSLKTWIMPRNKKIKPMTLGLIEMGNSVAFIVLLVVFLT; from the coding sequence ATGAACTGGTTTATTCCTCGTGAACATGGGGCGTGGGCAATGTTAATTGTTCCGTATTTATTGGGTATTCTGTTTAGCACGACGAACTGGACCCATCTCTTTTTCTTTATCGGGATATTAAGCTTTTACTTTGCGACAGGTCCAATTCTTGCGTATATTAGACAACCTAGATTAGGAAAGAGCGTTCTTCCTGCCATCGGATTATATACCATTATTGGGAGTCTATTCTTCATTCCAATCATTATTCAACTTCCTTTTTTAATGGTGTTGTTCCTTTTCATTAGTCCGTTCTTCGCTGTGAATTTATGGTTTGCAAAGCAAAAAAAAGAACGTTTATTTATTAATGATGTTATAGCTATCTTCGGCTTTTCATTTTTAGTCCTAATTGCATTTTATATCGGTAATCGTGAAATTCCGATCCAAGCGTATATGCTCATGCTCGTAAATTTATGTTTTTTCATTGGTAGTGTGTTTCACATTAAGACTTTCATTCGGGAACGAGGAAACCAACACTTTCATAAACTTTCGAACATTTATCATAGTAGCTTAATTATAATACCACTCTTATTTGGTCTACCTTTTATTGCTTTAGCCTTAGCTGTAAGCTCATTAAAAACATGGATCATGCCAAGGAATAAAAAAATCAAACCAATGACATTAGGTTTGATTGAAATGGGAAACAGTGTTGCTTTTATAGTTCTATTAGTCGTGTTTCTCACATAA